A genomic stretch from bacterium includes:
- the ileS gene encoding isoleucine--tRNA ligase — protein MDYSLTLNLPKTKFPMKANLVQKELELIEFWEKRSIYDKTVNRRTEYGSFILHDGPPYANGHIHIGHAFNKILKDIIIRSKNMAGFHAVYIPGWDCHGLPIEHEVDKKLGPKKQQTSKYEIRKLCREYAQKFVDIQKKEFQRLGVFGDWDHPYLTMNPEYESAIVREFGRFVHNGGVYRGLKPVYWCSFCQTALAEAEVEYADHASPSVWVKFPVRSGFREKFPGLADEAAWSVLIWTTTPWTLPANLAIAVNPDYEYAACQVADEVWLMAKDLVEQTMHKAKISDYRILKTFPGSMLEGIVGQHPFYDRESPVVPAAYVTLEQGTGCVHIAPGHGQEDYEVGQRHGFSPYAPVNHEGKFTSEVQYFAGLSIFKANPEIIRLMHERGTLIFEETVVHSYPHCWRCKNPVIFRATEQWFISMEKNDLRAKALEQIRRIRWIPKWGENRITGMVTDRPDWCISRQRSWGVPIIAFSCSSCQYTIMDSEIINHVADLVASEGIDIWFRKEPQELLPDGFTCPNCQGVEFTKDMNILDVWFESGVSYAAVLEKRPGLHVPADLYLEGSDQHRGWFQSSLLAAVGTRGVPPYRSVLTHGFVVDGEGKKMSKSAGNVVAPQEVIEKLGADILRLWVCSEDYKDDIRISDDLIRRLSDAYRRIRNTCRYLLSNLEDFIPETDRVPFDQLEEMDRWILHRFQELTARVRKAFEEYEFHIFFHGLHNFCTVDLSSFYLDVSKDRMYTRGKASLSRRSGQTAMYEIILGMVKLMAPVLCFTAEEIWKYLPASKDLPESVHLASLPVPCEDYLDNDLAQKWETLLQVRTEVSKVLEAARNAKLIGHSLDARVELILTDPKLHDFLKGYEELLPTIFITSSASLEAAAAAPDDGDGYTRSSLFDQLYLKVAHAEGEKCARCWKFSPLVGESSEYPDLCDTCISVLKSMPPDQLPSREPQPAVEPGESSR, from the coding sequence ATGGATTATAGCCTTACTCTTAATTTACCGAAAACCAAGTTTCCCATGAAAGCAAATCTTGTCCAAAAAGAGTTGGAGCTGATCGAGTTCTGGGAAAAAAGATCAATTTATGATAAAACGGTAAACCGCAGGACAGAATATGGTTCATTTATTTTACATGACGGTCCTCCCTATGCCAATGGGCATATTCATATCGGGCATGCCTTTAACAAGATATTGAAGGACATTATCATCCGGTCTAAAAATATGGCCGGTTTTCATGCTGTCTACATTCCCGGATGGGACTGTCATGGCCTGCCGATCGAGCACGAGGTTGATAAAAAGCTCGGCCCCAAAAAGCAGCAGACCAGTAAATATGAAATCAGAAAGCTCTGCCGGGAATACGCTCAAAAGTTTGTTGACATCCAGAAAAAAGAATTTCAGCGGCTCGGTGTTTTCGGGGACTGGGACCATCCCTACCTGACCATGAATCCTGAATATGAATCAGCCATTGTCCGGGAATTTGGCCGGTTCGTTCATAACGGCGGGGTCTACCGGGGTCTGAAGCCCGTCTATTGGTGCTCTTTCTGCCAGACGGCACTGGCTGAAGCCGAAGTGGAATATGCTGACCACGCTTCACCTTCGGTATGGGTAAAATTCCCCGTCCGGTCCGGCTTCCGGGAGAAATTTCCTGGCCTGGCCGATGAGGCCGCCTGGTCGGTCCTGATCTGGACAACCACTCCCTGGACGCTTCCCGCCAATCTGGCCATTGCTGTTAATCCCGACTATGAATACGCCGCCTGCCAGGTCGCAGATGAGGTCTGGCTCATGGCCAAAGATCTGGTGGAGCAGACCATGCACAAGGCAAAAATTTCCGACTATCGGATTCTCAAGACCTTTCCCGGCAGCATGCTCGAGGGGATCGTCGGTCAGCACCCCTTCTACGACCGGGAGTCGCCGGTTGTACCGGCTGCCTATGTTACGCTCGAACAGGGGACAGGCTGTGTGCATATCGCTCCCGGTCACGGTCAGGAGGACTACGAGGTTGGCCAGCGTCATGGGTTTTCCCCCTATGCACCAGTCAATCATGAGGGGAAATTCACTTCCGAGGTTCAATATTTTGCCGGATTATCTATTTTTAAAGCCAACCCTGAAATTATCCGCCTCATGCATGAGCGGGGAACCCTCATTTTCGAAGAGACCGTGGTCCATTCCTATCCTCATTGCTGGCGCTGTAAAAATCCGGTCATTTTCCGGGCTACGGAGCAGTGGTTCATTTCCATGGAGAAAAATGACCTGCGGGCGAAAGCTCTTGAGCAGATCCGCCGCATCCGGTGGATCCCCAAATGGGGTGAAAACCGGATTACCGGAATGGTCACCGACCGGCCGGACTGGTGCATTTCCCGGCAAAGGTCATGGGGAGTGCCGATTATCGCCTTCTCCTGCTCGTCGTGCCAGTATACCATCATGGACAGTGAGATCATTAACCATGTGGCTGATCTGGTGGCCAGTGAAGGCATCGATATCTGGTTCCGGAAAGAGCCACAAGAGCTTCTGCCCGATGGGTTTACCTGTCCGAACTGCCAGGGTGTGGAATTCACCAAGGATATGAATATCCTGGATGTCTGGTTTGAATCAGGGGTCAGCTATGCCGCTGTCCTTGAAAAAAGACCGGGCCTGCATGTTCCGGCCGATCTCTACCTTGAGGGAAGCGATCAGCATCGCGGCTGGTTCCAGAGCTCTCTTCTGGCTGCCGTGGGTACCAGGGGAGTACCTCCCTATCGATCCGTCCTGACGCATGGATTCGTGGTCGATGGCGAGGGAAAGAAGATGTCGAAATCTGCCGGAAATGTTGTTGCCCCGCAGGAAGTAATCGAGAAACTCGGGGCAGATATCCTGCGCCTGTGGGTCTGCTCCGAGGATTACAAAGACGATATCCGCATCTCGGATGATCTCATCCGGAGACTTTCGGATGCCTATCGCCGGATCCGAAACACCTGCCGGTACCTTCTCAGCAACCTTGAGGATTTTATCCCGGAAACCGACCGGGTTCCCTTTGATCAGCTTGAGGAGATGGACCGATGGATCCTGCACAGGTTCCAGGAGCTTACGGCCAGAGTCCGCAAGGCCTTTGAGGAGTACGAATTTCATATTTTCTTCCACGGGCTCCATAATTTTTGTACCGTTGACCTCAGTTCCTTTTACCTGGACGTATCCAAAGACCGGATGTATACCCGGGGGAAGGCATCCCTCAGCCGGAGGTCAGGACAGACGGCAATGTATGAGATAATTCTGGGCATGGTGAAACTGATGGCCCCGGTCCTCTGCTTTACCGCAGAAGAGATATGGAAGTATCTGCCCGCATCAAAAGACCTGCCGGAGAGTGTTCATCTGGCCTCCCTGCCAGTTCCCTGCGAGGATTACCTGGATAATGATCTGGCCCAGAAGTGGGAGACCCTTTTGCAGGTTCGAACTGAAGTCTCAAAGGTACTGGAAGCTGCCAGAAATGCCAAGCTTATCGGCCACTCCCTGGATGCCCGCGTGGAATTGATCCTGACCGATCCCAAGTTGCACGATTTTCTGAAAGGGTATGAGGAGCTTCTGCCCACAATCTTTATTACTTCATCCGCATCACTTGAAGCTGCCGCAGCCGCACCGGATGACGGTGACGGCTACACGCGCAGCAGCCTGTTCGATCAGCTCTATCTGAAAGTCGCTCACGCCGAAGGAGAAAAGTGTGCCCGGTGCTGGAAGTTCAGCCCCCTGGTCGGTGAATCTTCCGAATACCCGGATCTGTGTGATACCTGTATCTCGGTGTTGAAAAGCATGCCCCCCGATCAGTTGCCCAGCAGGGAGCCTC